In Drosophila bipectinata strain 14024-0381.07 chromosome 2R, DbipHiC1v2, whole genome shotgun sequence, one genomic interval encodes:
- the Rbpn-5 gene encoding rab GTPase-binding effector protein 1, which produces MEENEVQTETRGTADASNSGDDATRLTLLQGEIRKMQNEFNTQRAKMRELFMQKEAECSQVQTERRQLQVELDELKTHLMVADLKAQEEISSLQQLVQDTIEESAHYKGEQERLRLELSRYQQAQSLVQHQPSESSGGIAPQMLNQVKKTLGSVRKLGSDSLNSSFQQEEDNRASSKGNGKQYAPEDAEMLHSIVEQLQEEMKALKVKLREQDEQLQAKSAKVEEPQTDSGAAHKSTSMDATESTCESCPLAEKKAEELNAAIKKQQKQVDLLQKQLVESRETLAKEAALRKDLEDQWQEKREAHKSEVQSLREQAKTNEQRLLDMQQKFLETKDEVMKQIQRVTDDRERVNKQLETLQADNDFLSGHYLATSLEIENQYINLPNTVDELQELMLRQQSELIQARVSSEYERQKRVSTLDEIQILRAQLEESNNERRVYKRKMQLDIKSLQDRVTEHLVTVQAHETTKTQLERKEAELNKQLSECRVEIIELQEANEKYAKTNLEYKTKIKTLQEELSTMETVQKDFVKLSQTLQMSLEELRHADTEVRWQDDDDVNNCPTCNAYFTVMVRKIHCRHCGHIYCDKCLTKTVPSGPRKRVARVCDICHTLLTPNTAPYFSQGQPPQQQQGQQESS; this is translated from the exons ATGGAGGAGAACGAGGTGCAAACGGAGACCAGAGGCACCGCGGATGCCAGCAACA GCGGCGATGACGCGACCAGATTGACCCTTCTCCAGGGAGAGATTCGCAAAATGCAGAATGAGTTTAACACTCAGCGTGCGAAGATGCGGGAGCTGTTCATGCAGAAAGAGGCGGAGTGCAGCCAGGTCCAGACGGAGCGTCGACAACTTCAGGTGGAGCTGGACGAGCTGAAGACGCATCTAATGGTGGCCGACCTAAAGGCTCAGGAAGAGATTTCCTCACTGCAGCAGCTGGTGCAGGACACTATTGAGGAGTCGGCGCACTATAAGGGCGAGCAGGAACGCCTAAGATTAGAGCTAAGCAGATACCAGCAGGCACAATCATTGGTCCAGCACCAGCCGTCTGAGTCATCCGGCGGCATAGCTCCACAAATGCTGAATCAGGTTAAGAAAACGCTGGGATCCGTACGAAAACTAGGAAGTGATTCTCTGAATAGTAGTTTTCAGCAAGAAGAGGACAACAGAGCATCAAGCAAGGGGAACGGAAAGCAATAT GCTCCAGAAGACGCAGAGATGCTACATTCCATAGTAGAACAGCTGCAGGAAGAGATGAAGGCTCTAAAAGTCAAACTACGCGAGCAGGATGAGCAGCTTCAGGCCAAGTCAGCGAAGGTGGAAGAGCCACAGACTGATTCTGGAGCCGCGCATAAATCCACATCAATGGATGCGACCGAGTCGACCTGCGAAAGCTGTCCCTTGGCAGAGAAGAAGGCTGAAGAGTTGAATGCAGCCATTAAAAAACAGCAGAAGCAAGTGGATCTCCTGCAGAAGCAGTTGGTCGAATCTCGTGAGACCCTGGCCAAGGAGGCGGCACTGCGGAAAGATCTGGAAGACCAGTGGCAAGAAAAGCGCGAGGCCCACAAAAGTGAAGTACAAAGTCTGCGCGAGCAGGCCAAAACCAATGAACAGCGACTGCTGGACATGCAACAAAAGTTTCTGGAGACCAAGGACGAGGTAATGAAACAGATACAAAGAGTCACTGATGACAGGGAACGCGTCAACAAGCAACTGGAAACGTTGCAGGCGGACAACGACTTTCTGTCTGGCCATTACCTAGCCACATCTCTGGAAATCGAGAACCAGTACATCAACCTACCAAACACAGTTGATGAGCTGCAGGAGTTAATGCTGCGCCAACAAAGCGAGCTTATCCAAGCCCGAGTCAGCAGTGAGTACGAACGACAGAAGCGCGTGAGTACGCTGGATGAGATTCAAATACTGCGGGCCCAGCTCGAGGAGAGCAACAACGAACGCCGAGTCTATAAACGGAAAATGCAACTGGATATCAAGTCGCTTCA GGACAGAGTGACGGAGCACTTGGTTACGGTGCAGGCTCACGAGACGACCAAGACTCAATTGGAGCGCAAAGAAGCTGAGCTCAATAAGCAGTTGTCCGAGTGTCGAGTAGAAATTATTGAGCTGCAAGAGGCCAAT GAAAAGTACGCAAAAACCAACTTAGAATACAAGACGAAGATTAAAACCCTGCAGGAGGAATTGTCCACCATGGAGACCGTGCAAAAGGACTTTGTTAAACTATCTCAAACTCTTCAA ATGTCATTGGAGGAGCTGCGGCACGCCGACACAGAGGTGCGCTGGCAGGATGATGATGACGTGAACAACTGCCCGACGTGCAATGCATATTTCACGGTCATGGTGCGCAAGATTCATTGCCGGCACTGCGGCCACATTTACTGCGATAAGTGTCTTACGAAAACGGTGCCATCGGGGCCACGGAAACGAGTGGCTCGTGTCTGTGATATCTGTCACACGCTGCTCACGCCCAACACCGCTCCCTACTTCAGTCAAGGGCAGCCTCCGCAACAACAGCAGGGTCAGCAGGAGTCCAGCTAA